gtgcctatgtacccctaaaGGCTATCCTAAGGGCATACTGGCTTTTCATTAGACAAATGATTTTCCATAATGTTACAACAATCCTGCTCCATGATTCTCtattggagtccatccaccctaggtacacacaatctaccttgatacttgAGCttaccatctcccccttgttcaaaagctaatactctttggttatgaaaattttctttaaattcaaGCAACatggggtcttggtcttgcttttctttcacctttgacactagtgatgattcagTCCAATTTATCTCCACTATCCatccttctgtggaatccatgTGTATGACTCCCAGgtgcaagtttgtgcacatctttggataactccctcttttcttcctcaacatgggtaTTACTCCCCATGGATAACCTGCTTAGAGCATTAGCAACCACATTAACCTTaactgggtggtaaagaatactcatgtcataatatttgaataattcTAACGACCTCCCCTATCTGAGATTGAGCTCTTTCTGGGTGAAGACATTGTAATCTCTTCTGATCAATGAATATATCgatatgaacaccatacaagtagtgacaccatatcttcaaggcaaaaactaccgcagccaactctatgtcatgggttggataattcctctcatgaaccttcaacagTCTTGAGGTataagctataactttaccATTCTACATTAGAACACAACATAACccactctagatgcatcacaatacaccacaaaatcTTGAGTACCctgtggtaaggtcaaaatcgGGCAGTAATCAACCTCATTTTGAATTCCGAAAAGCTTTTCTCACTAGCTTAGgacaatttaaatttaatgatcttctgagtcaacttggTCAAGGGAGATGAGATAGATTAAAACCCCTAGCcatccaaacccaagaaactctttatgtcagttggagatgtgggtcgaGGCCAACTATTAATTGCTTCTATCTTTTtggtatcaactctaatccctAAGAATGCCatagacttaagccaaaactcataCTTCGAAAACTTGGCATAAGAGCATCTTGAGAAAAATCTagttaaaaattcttttaaaaatttagttagtctaaaaatacttttctaaatatattgatcatacacaaaataaagatattttatatGCTGAGTCATAGAACAGCATATATGTCGTGttgttttttctctctctctaatGATCTTATGGGATTATGATTAAGCTACATATATTCCCAAAAAAATATCGCAGCATAAGGAATGAGTTGTCATTGTTACTGACAACACGacttctacaatctattgatgcataacaggaATGAAGCTAGTCCATATcgagaatgacatcaaaatctatcatgtCTAACTCTACGTGGTCAACCGTGGTGTGTCCTTTGATTGATAGAAATAGGAAAATCATGACATACTTTCTGCTGGAATAGACTCTCCAACAGGTATAAACACAGAAAGGTTCACAAAAGTTTCTcaggaagaatctcaaacttatttgcaacttaaggagtaacaaaagacaaaaTTGATCCTACATCTAGCAAAGCATACACATCAAAAGTAATGACTTTGATCATACTAGTGAAAACATCTAGTGAGTTCTCTTGATCATggcggctagtgattgcatatAGATGGTTTACCCCTCCATCAATACCTGAAgtggctcctctaggtgcagctTTGTTTGGTTGAGCAACTAATGAAGATTGAGCTCTGTTTGCCAGATTTCCACTACCTTGCATGTTCTTAGGGCCCACTCTAATGAAGTGACCTTCTTGACCACAGTTGAAGTAATATGTATGTCCATCACGACATTTACCTGGGTGGGTTCTACAACAATTAGCACATGTAGGAGCCGAGCTATGTCTATGTGTCACACTTTCTTGAGACTGCGCTGGTCTAGCTatgaaattcttcaaattttgtcGATGATGTTCACCTTTATTTCTCAGTGCAAGAGAACTAGTACATGATGGTACAAGACCCTTTTTATTCTAGAACTGTGGCAAATTCGAACTACCCTTCTGCTGCCAAGACTCATCCCAAGTCTTAGATTTGTTGATTCAATACTCTTATCTGTCCCTCAACTTCTCCTATTCGACCTACTACATGTAAACCATCAACCTGGATATGTCCATGTCGCTTATCTGCATCACAACTCTTCCCTCTTTTCTTGATGCACAACTCAAGCCAACAATAAACAAGTTCATTCTGCTCCTCATGTCCTTAACAATTTTAGAAACATAGCGTGACAGATGGGTAAACTTCAACACATACTCATGTACACTAAAGAAGTCCAATTTCAGTGTAAGGAATTCTCATACGTTAGCCTATTTCATTTCTCGGGAAAAAAGCACCCCAAGAATGTCACTTCAAAATAGGCCCAACCagatgtggtgcatcctcatctctTCCCTCCTTCTACTAATCGACCCAAGTCCTAGCTACATTATTCAGATAGTATGCATCTAGTTCAACTCTTTCCGCATCAACGATGCATATCACATCAAAatccttcttcaaatcctcaaCTAAATTCTCCGGATCCTCTGTAGTACTCGAACCAATGAAActtggaggattcattctcaaaaaCCCGAATCCTCGAGGTGTCAGCCTCTTCTTGTCGAGCTCTTCGTTATTGCTCAACATGGTTAGTCACCACTTGGCTTAACATCCGAATAGCCTcacgaaattcaaaatttgtgaCTTTCCCTTGAGGTTGCACGTTTCGTGCATTAGGTAACCTAGCTCATCAACGTTCCTTCTGGTTGGATGACCTCTAACtactcttcgtggaggcatgataATCTGAAACATGCGCAAGGACAAAGTAGAGagaaactttttaaaaagtgaGGAATTCCTTAATGTTGCAgactcctaattatagatgtggcgcgcttcacatcgATAACTATGACTCTAAACACATGGCtttatagactccctaggacctTTGAACTCTATGCTTTagtaccaagtttgtcatgacttGAGCATAAAACCTGGACGTCGCCGACACCCAGTGAACATTTCTGGCCTTGAGCGGacccttggcctggcttacttaactcagtggaagacttaactcaatataaagttaGAAACATTCTCATAAAGATAACTCAGAATAAATGTCtttgccaaaatgacacttacGTCTCGGAATAGAATATAATACAAACAATGAGAGACTCAAGACTAAATTGTCTGACTATTTATTTGTCT
This portion of the Solanum pennellii chromosome 12, SPENNV200 genome encodes:
- the LOC107006335 gene encoding uncharacterized protein LOC107006335, coding for MLSNNEELDKKRLTPRGFGFLRMNPPSFIGSSTTEDPENLVEDLKKDFDVICIVDAERVELDAYYLNNNFIARPAQSQESVTHRHSSAPTCANCCRTHPGKCRDGHTYYFNCGQEGHFIRVGPKNMQGSGNLANRAQSSLVAQPNKAAPRGATSGIDGGVNHLYAITSRHDQENSLDVFTSMIKVITFDVYALLDVGSILSFVTP